Proteins encoded together in one Candidatus Eisenbacteria bacterium window:
- a CDS encoding phosphatidate cytidylyltransferase, with protein MRFLSEVRRKAFHLSGVVVPIGYYLTPEPAGRHILLALTVLALLADLVRLNERRVRTFFYYIFGSIVRDHERNNLLGSTYVLLSALLCSYAFDREIAIASMAFLSLGDGMAAIVGRRFGRPRLFGKSIEGSLACFLSCLAAAWLYPGDPFTWRMMLGGAAMAAIFELLPIPLDDNMRISLSAGFTMTLLR; from the coding sequence ATGAGGTTTCTCTCCGAGGTCCGCCGCAAGGCCTTCCATCTCTCGGGGGTCGTCGTGCCGATCGGCTACTACCTGACGCCCGAGCCGGCGGGGCGGCACATTCTGCTCGCCCTGACCGTCCTGGCCCTTCTCGCCGACCTGGTGCGCCTGAACGAACGGCGGGTGCGGACGTTCTTCTACTACATCTTCGGGAGCATCGTCCGCGACCACGAGAGGAACAACCTCCTGGGATCGACCTACGTCCTTCTCTCCGCTCTGCTCTGTTCTTACGCATTCGATAGAGAGATCGCGATCGCCTCGATGGCCTTCCTCTCCCTGGGAGATGGGATGGCCGCCATCGTCGGCAGACGCTTCGGCCGCCCCCGCCTCTTTGGGAAGTCGATCGAGGGTAGCCTCGCCTGCTTCCTCTCCTGCCTCGCCGCGGCCTGGCTTTACCCGGGCGACCCGTTCACGTGGCGTATGATGTTGGGAGGAGCGGCGATGGCGGCGATCTTCGAGCTGCTGCCCATACCGCTCGATGACAACATGCGGATATCTCTCTCCGCCGGGTTTACGATGACGCTGTTGCGATAG